The Amycolatopsis sp. 195334CR genome window below encodes:
- a CDS encoding DMT family transporter, producing the protein MRTGFVLMWSSGFVGAALAAGTASTATTLMWRCLVAAVLIGGWWWLTRRRRLGLRELGLQALIGLLSQCVYLSGIFWSVDLGVPSGTAALVAALQPIVATVLGQFVLGEHASKAQWLGLAIGLGGVALVVGGDLSGGNAPALAYALPVLAMLGLVAATLLERRAGVSVELGDSLAIQCVTSAVVFTGVAAASGQLVPPASGSFWFAIGWVVVLSTFGGYGFYWLNLRRGSVTSVSSLLYLTPPTTMLAGFLLFDETLDVRGLLGVAVCALAVFLVLRKPRSSGKVPPEPARCPAS; encoded by the coding sequence ATGCGCACCGGCTTCGTGCTGATGTGGAGCTCCGGGTTCGTCGGTGCCGCGCTCGCCGCCGGTACGGCGAGCACCGCCACCACACTGATGTGGCGGTGCCTGGTCGCGGCGGTGTTGATCGGCGGCTGGTGGTGGCTGACCCGGCGGCGACGGCTGGGCCTGCGTGAACTCGGCCTGCAAGCGCTGATCGGCCTGCTGTCCCAGTGCGTGTACCTGTCCGGCATCTTCTGGTCGGTCGACCTTGGCGTGCCGTCCGGCACGGCCGCGCTGGTCGCCGCGCTGCAGCCGATCGTGGCCACCGTGCTCGGCCAGTTCGTGCTCGGCGAGCACGCTTCGAAGGCCCAGTGGCTCGGGTTGGCGATCGGGCTGGGCGGGGTCGCGCTGGTGGTCGGCGGCGACCTCTCCGGTGGGAACGCGCCCGCGCTCGCCTACGCGCTGCCGGTGCTGGCCATGCTCGGCCTGGTCGCGGCGACCCTGCTCGAACGCCGCGCCGGCGTCTCCGTCGAACTGGGCGACAGCCTGGCCATCCAGTGCGTGACCAGCGCCGTCGTGTTCACCGGCGTGGCCGCCGCGAGCGGGCAGCTGGTGCCGCCGGCGAGCGGTTCGTTCTGGTTCGCCATCGGCTGGGTGGTGGTGCTGTCCACCTTCGGCGGTTACGGCTTCTACTGGCTCAACCTGCGGCGCGGCTCGGTGACCTCGGTGTCCAGCCTGCTCTACCTGACCCCGCCGACCACCATGCTGGCCGGGTTCCTGCTCTTCGACGAGACGCTCGACGTGCGTGGCCTGCTCGGCGTCGCGGTCTGCGCGCTCGCCGTGTTCCTGGTGCTCAGGAAACCGCGGTCTTCGGGAAAAGTGCCTCCCGAGCCCGCCCGATGCCCTGCCAGCTGA
- a CDS encoding TM0106 family RecB-like putative nuclease — protein sequence MENEVLLDAGAVTRCRRRVHLDHDPTVRDVPRAPQDPSAAQRIADAAAHRDEIARRLIAAIGEGWASVPRDLPVPDRVALTESALATRTPFIWGALLPVDLDGGRRGGVEVLVRTADGYVPVLVVRHRITDRGEGAMTTGLTDLDPDNATPDPARKVRSHPRDQLRLAHIRRMLQKLGLADPRALGGVIGLDADVVVWHDLNAQTWPGGRGALTEYDARFADRLAVAKAAAAGEEPLAQPSRVLECRHCPWWPICGDQLLAARDVSLVVRGEDGVELRRAGVSTVDKLAALDPAEGPPVPLTGESFGNSVMLARAWLADLNVVRKVDRVEVPRADVEVDVDMESFGDSGAYLWGCFLSGADIGVPHGYHAFATWEPLPTTDEARSFAEFWGWLTEVRQRAEKAGLTFRAYCYNALAENRWLFGTVKRFAGEDGIPPRSDIQSFVDSEEWVDLFQLVSDQFLCSHGKGLKVIAPVAGFSWRDPEASGEASMRWYRDAVGLDGDEPRPEQAERILRYNEDDVMATYTLRRWMSDEAQNVPYMGDL from the coding sequence ATGGAAAACGAGGTGTTGCTGGACGCGGGGGCCGTCACGCGCTGCCGCCGCCGGGTGCACCTCGACCACGACCCGACGGTCCGCGACGTGCCGCGTGCCCCGCAGGACCCGTCCGCGGCCCAGCGCATCGCCGACGCCGCGGCCCACCGCGACGAGATCGCCCGGCGGCTGATCGCGGCCATCGGCGAGGGCTGGGCGAGCGTGCCGCGCGACCTGCCGGTGCCGGACCGGGTCGCGCTGACCGAATCCGCGCTGGCCACGCGCACCCCGTTCATCTGGGGCGCGCTGCTGCCGGTGGACCTCGACGGCGGCCGCCGCGGCGGGGTCGAGGTGCTGGTGCGCACCGCGGACGGCTACGTGCCGGTGCTGGTGGTCCGCCACCGCATCACCGACCGCGGTGAAGGCGCGATGACCACCGGCCTGACCGATCTCGACCCGGACAACGCCACGCCCGATCCGGCGCGCAAGGTCCGCTCGCACCCGCGTGACCAGCTGCGCCTGGCGCACATCCGCCGCATGCTGCAGAAGCTGGGGCTGGCCGATCCGCGTGCCCTCGGTGGCGTGATCGGCCTCGACGCCGACGTGGTGGTGTGGCACGACCTCAACGCGCAGACCTGGCCCGGCGGCCGGGGCGCGCTCACCGAGTACGACGCCCGGTTCGCCGACCGGCTGGCCGTGGCGAAGGCGGCGGCCGCCGGGGAGGAGCCGCTCGCGCAGCCGTCGCGGGTGCTCGAATGCCGCCACTGCCCGTGGTGGCCGATCTGCGGGGACCAGCTGCTCGCGGCCAGGGACGTCAGCCTGGTGGTGCGCGGGGAGGACGGCGTGGAGCTGCGCCGCGCCGGTGTGTCCACTGTGGACAAGCTGGCCGCGCTGGACCCGGCCGAGGGCCCGCCGGTGCCGCTGACCGGGGAGTCCTTCGGCAACTCGGTGATGCTGGCCAGGGCGTGGCTGGCGGATCTGAACGTGGTGCGCAAGGTGGACCGGGTCGAGGTGCCGCGGGCCGACGTCGAAGTCGACGTGGACATGGAGAGCTTCGGCGATTCCGGCGCCTACCTGTGGGGCTGCTTCCTGTCCGGCGCGGACATCGGCGTGCCGCACGGGTACCACGCCTTCGCCACCTGGGAACCGCTGCCGACCACGGACGAAGCACGCTCGTTCGCCGAGTTCTGGGGCTGGCTGACCGAGGTGCGCCAGCGCGCCGAGAAGGCCGGGCTGACCTTCCGCGCCTACTGCTACAACGCGCTCGCCGAGAACCGCTGGCTCTTCGGCACGGTCAAGCGCTTCGCCGGGGAGGACGGCATCCCGCCGCGCTCGGACATCCAGTCCTTTGTGGACTCCGAGGAGTGGGTGGACCTGTTCCAGCTGGTGTCCGACCAGTTCCTCTGCTCGCACGGCAAGGGGCTCAAGGTGATCGCCCCGGTGGCCGGCTTCAGCTGGCGCGACCCGGAGGCCAGCGGTGAGGCCTCGATGCGCTGGTACCGGGACGCGGTCGGCCTGGACGGCGACGAGCCGCGTCCCGAACAGGCCGAACGCATCCTGCGGTACAACGAGGACGACGTGATGGCCACGTACACGCTCCGCCGCTGGATGAGCGACGAAGCGCAGAACGTGCCGTATATGGGCGATCTTTAG
- a CDS encoding RNA polymerase sigma factor has product MNEPRVHRDPAFALLELYDAALPEVYGYLLARCGNRVVAEELTSETFLGAVRACRSAGAAPVSVPWLIGVARHKLADHWRRRAREERGLRLVHDVQPETVDPWDAELDVLRAREVLGSLGAHHQAALSLRYLDGLPVPEVAEHLGRTVHATEALLVRARSAFRRAYEEGES; this is encoded by the coding sequence GTGAACGAACCCAGGGTGCACCGGGACCCGGCGTTCGCGCTGCTGGAGCTGTACGACGCGGCGTTGCCGGAGGTCTACGGCTACCTCCTGGCCAGGTGCGGGAACCGGGTGGTCGCCGAGGAGCTGACCTCGGAGACCTTTCTCGGCGCGGTCCGCGCGTGCCGGTCGGCGGGCGCGGCGCCGGTGTCCGTGCCCTGGTTGATCGGGGTGGCCAGGCACAAGCTCGCCGACCACTGGCGCCGCCGCGCCCGCGAGGAACGCGGGTTGCGGCTGGTGCACGACGTGCAGCCGGAGACCGTCGATCCGTGGGACGCCGAACTCGACGTGCTGCGGGCCCGCGAGGTGCTCGGTTCCCTCGGCGCCCACCACCAGGCGGCGCTGAGCCTGCGCTACCTCGACGGCCTGCCGGTGCCCGAGGTCGCCGAGCACCTCGGGCGCACCGTGCACGCCACCGAAGCCCTGCTGGTCCGGGCGCGATCCGCGTTCCGCCGCGCGTATGAGGAGGGAGAGTCGTGA
- a CDS encoding SDR family NAD(P)-dependent oxidoreductase — protein sequence MQITDTAAVVTGGASGLGGATAKALAAGGAKVFALDLAPSIAKADQVEGITYVEADVTDPEQVRTAVAQAAGSGSPLRVVVNCAGIGPSARILSKKGPHDLDLFRKVIEINLIGTFTVVTVAAEAIAKTEPLEHDARGVIINTASVAAFDGQIGQAAYAASKGGVVGLNLSAARDLASQGIRVMTIAPGIIDTPMLATVSDEFRASLAAGVPFPKRLGQPEEYAKLALSIIDHDYLNGEVIRMDGSLRMAPR from the coding sequence ATGCAGATCACCGACACCGCGGCCGTAGTCACCGGAGGCGCGTCCGGGCTGGGCGGGGCCACCGCCAAGGCGCTGGCGGCCGGGGGCGCGAAGGTGTTCGCGCTCGACCTCGCCCCGTCGATCGCGAAGGCGGACCAGGTCGAGGGCATCACCTACGTCGAGGCCGACGTGACCGACCCGGAGCAGGTCCGCACCGCGGTGGCGCAGGCCGCCGGCTCCGGTTCGCCGCTGCGCGTGGTGGTCAACTGCGCCGGGATCGGGCCGTCCGCGCGGATCCTGTCCAAGAAGGGGCCGCACGACCTGGACTTGTTCCGCAAGGTGATCGAGATCAACCTGATCGGCACGTTCACCGTGGTTACCGTGGCCGCCGAGGCGATCGCCAAAACCGAGCCGCTGGAGCACGACGCGCGCGGGGTGATCATCAACACCGCTTCGGTGGCCGCCTTCGACGGGCAGATCGGGCAGGCCGCCTACGCCGCGTCGAAGGGCGGGGTGGTCGGGCTGAACCTGTCGGCCGCGCGGGACCTGGCCTCGCAGGGGATCCGGGTGATGACCATCGCGCCGGGCATCATCGACACCCCGATGCTGGCCACCGTCAGCGACGAGTTCCGGGCGAGCCTGGCCGCCGGCGTCCCGTTCCCGAAGCGGCTCGGGCAGCCGGAGGAGTACGCCAAGCTGGCCCTGTCCATCATCGACCACGACTACCTCAACGGCGAGGTCATCCGCATGGACGGCTCGCTGCGGATGGCTCCGCGCTAA
- a CDS encoding LysR family transcriptional regulator: MNRLLQSPQSLLDTTMDQLRTLIAVRDTGTALGAARALGRAQSSIQKQLDTLNRNFGELCGEPLVVKQGRGQDVLFTETGKAMVERARRTLADWLDEIDEGRRRTGETLTVGTTRFTLGFVTSVSEKIAGELSRLGVELRFLHLRTKDLLPALADKRADVVCGSVVTSGGEEFADCEVLEWRRSGLSVITNLPESQLPGPVLRAKELHTLPLVISATGLIAEVLRGWFGSGYRDKLDVAAEIDTLNYGFELLHSGLVRGCMLVTRGIGEAATDGRIPEGGGLRVVPVVNDLDPRLEVLVGAFARRGEQSPAVKLLWDALLLQHSEWRE, translated from the coding sequence ATGAATCGGTTGCTCCAGAGCCCGCAATCGTTGCTGGACACCACCATGGATCAGCTGCGCACCCTGATCGCCGTCCGTGATACCGGGACCGCGCTCGGTGCGGCCCGCGCGCTCGGCCGCGCCCAGTCCAGCATCCAGAAGCAGCTGGACACGCTCAACCGCAATTTCGGCGAGCTCTGCGGGGAGCCGCTGGTGGTCAAGCAGGGGCGCGGGCAGGACGTGCTGTTCACCGAGACCGGCAAGGCGATGGTGGAACGCGCGCGGCGCACGCTCGCCGACTGGCTCGACGAAATCGACGAGGGCCGCCGCCGCACCGGTGAAACGCTGACCGTCGGCACCACCCGATTCACCCTCGGTTTTGTCACCAGCGTGAGCGAGAAGATCGCCGGTGAACTGTCCCGGCTGGGCGTGGAACTGCGCTTCCTCCACCTGCGCACCAAGGACCTCCTGCCCGCGCTGGCGGACAAGCGCGCGGACGTGGTCTGCGGCAGCGTGGTCACCTCCGGCGGCGAGGAGTTCGCCGACTGCGAGGTGCTGGAATGGCGCCGCAGCGGGCTTTCGGTGATCACCAACCTGCCGGAGTCCCAGTTGCCGGGGCCGGTGCTGCGGGCGAAGGAACTGCACACGCTGCCGCTGGTGATCTCGGCGACCGGGCTGATCGCGGAGGTGCTGCGCGGCTGGTTCGGCTCCGGTTACCGCGACAAGCTGGACGTGGCCGCCGAGATCGACACGCTGAACTACGGGTTCGAACTGCTGCACTCCGGGCTGGTGCGCGGCTGCATGCTGGTCACCCGCGGCATCGGTGAGGCCGCCACCGACGGGCGGATCCCCGAGGGCGGCGGCCTGCGCGTCGTTCCGGTGGTCAACGACCTCGACCCGCGACTGGAAGTGCTCGTCGGCGCATTCGCCCGCCGGGGTGAGCAGTCCCCGGCGGTGAAATTGCTCTGGGACGCATTGCTGCTCCAGCACTCGGAATGGCGGGAATGA
- a CDS encoding gamma-glutamyltransferase family protein encodes MFTTRPELTGTYGMVASTHWLGSATGMAVLESGGNAFDAAVAAGFVLQVAEPHLCGPAGQVPALFTTADDPTPRLLAAQGPSAAAATPEHFADLGLDLIPGSGLLPSTVPGAWDGWLLLLRDHGTKSLREVLGYAISYAENGVPLVDRVSATIDLVADLFTDHWPTSAEIWLPDGKSAKGVHRNPTLARTWTRLLEEAEAVSGREAQIDAARRAWSQGFVAEYVDAFSRKAFRDDSGRDHAGLLTGDDLASWEATYEDAVVVDLDGWSLVKAGGWTQGPALAQQVLLLDGLRDELSYVDGKPTARTVHLAVEAAKLAFADREAWYGDSGDVPLDDLLSREYAAQRRELIGDEASGELRPGSPGGRTPRLPKILDSLRDVTAAVGAVGEPTVMPTGETRGDTVHIDVADRFGNLVSATPSGGWLQSSPAIPELGFCLDSRGQMFWLEQGLPNSLAPRKRPRITLSPSMALRDGEPRIAFGTPGGDQQDQWQLCFWLAHTLGGLNLQESIDAPNWHTTAFPSSFYPRSWSPRELVVESRLGQSTMDQLTAWGHHVVDGGAWGLGRLSAVSHENGVLRAAANPRGMQGYAVGR; translated from the coding sequence GTGTTCACGACTCGGCCGGAGCTGACCGGCACATACGGCATGGTGGCGTCGACACACTGGCTCGGCTCGGCCACCGGCATGGCGGTGCTCGAGAGCGGCGGCAACGCCTTCGACGCGGCGGTCGCGGCGGGCTTCGTGCTCCAGGTCGCCGAACCGCACCTCTGCGGCCCGGCCGGGCAGGTGCCCGCGTTGTTCACCACCGCGGACGACCCGACCCCGCGCCTGCTCGCCGCGCAGGGCCCGTCGGCCGCGGCCGCGACGCCCGAGCACTTCGCCGACCTCGGCCTCGACCTGATCCCCGGCAGCGGTTTGCTGCCCTCGACCGTGCCGGGTGCCTGGGACGGTTGGCTGCTGCTCCTGCGCGACCACGGCACGAAGTCGCTGCGCGAGGTGCTCGGTTACGCGATCTCGTACGCGGAAAACGGCGTGCCGCTGGTCGACCGCGTGAGCGCGACGATCGACCTGGTGGCGGACCTGTTCACCGACCACTGGCCCACCTCGGCCGAGATCTGGCTGCCGGACGGCAAATCCGCCAAGGGCGTGCACCGCAACCCGACCCTGGCGCGCACCTGGACCCGGCTGCTCGAAGAGGCCGAAGCGGTCAGCGGTCGCGAGGCGCAGATCGACGCCGCCCGCCGCGCCTGGTCGCAGGGATTTGTCGCCGAGTACGTGGACGCCTTCTCCCGCAAGGCTTTCCGCGACGACTCCGGCCGCGACCACGCCGGTCTGCTCACCGGCGACGACCTGGCGAGCTGGGAAGCCACCTACGAGGACGCCGTGGTGGTCGACCTCGACGGCTGGAGCCTGGTCAAGGCGGGCGGCTGGACCCAGGGACCCGCGCTGGCGCAGCAGGTGCTGCTGCTGGACGGCCTGCGCGACGAGCTGTCCTATGTGGACGGGAAGCCGACCGCGCGCACGGTGCACCTGGCGGTCGAGGCGGCGAAGCTGGCCTTCGCCGACCGCGAAGCCTGGTACGGCGATTCCGGCGACGTCCCGCTGGACGACCTGCTGTCCCGCGAGTACGCCGCCCAGCGCCGCGAACTGATCGGCGACGAGGCCAGCGGCGAACTGCGGCCGGGTTCACCCGGCGGGCGCACGCCGAGGCTGCCGAAGATCCTCGACTCCCTGCGTGACGTGACCGCCGCGGTGGGCGCGGTCGGCGAGCCGACGGTCATGCCGACCGGCGAGACCCGCGGCGACACCGTGCACATCGACGTGGCCGACCGGTTCGGCAACCTGGTCTCCGCGACCCCGTCCGGCGGCTGGCTGCAGTCGAGCCCGGCGATCCCCGAACTCGGCTTCTGCCTCGACTCGCGGGGTCAGATGTTCTGGCTGGAGCAGGGCCTGCCGAACTCGCTGGCGCCGCGCAAGCGCCCGCGCATCACGCTGTCGCCGTCGATGGCGCTGCGCGACGGCGAGCCCCGGATCGCTTTCGGCACCCCGGGCGGCGACCAGCAGGACCAGTGGCAGCTGTGCTTCTGGCTGGCGCACACGCTCGGCGGGCTCAACCTCCAGGAGAGCATCGACGCGCCGAACTGGCACACCACCGCCTTCCCCAGCTCGTTCTACCCGCGGTCGTGGAGCCCGCGCGAGCTCGTGGTGGAGTCGCGGCTCGGCCAGTCCACAATGGACCAGCTGACCGCGTGGGGACACCACGTCGTCGACGGCGGCGCCTGGGGACTGGGCCGCCTTTCCGCGGTGTCCCACGAGAACGGCGTGCTACGGGCGGCGGCGAACCCCCGCGGCATGCAGGGGTACGCCGTCGGACGTTAA
- a CDS encoding RICIN domain-containing protein: MPGEWPDPRTATDAGAFVEAMRQVRIRTGYSYRALERRAEQAGLVLPSSTISAALARDRLPRAELVDAFLQAAGADAETTERWLAVRADLAVGTETPAEPAAEESKPERRRLGYALVALAAVAVIAVVIVVMTTGSDPERPAAQPPPASEMAPSLPPAQPIRVAHTQMCVGEGPELTEGSDREVFGQHPCDLAFPPISLERLPGDQVRVHLQHPDKGPGCLTVDRGGTYSEVLLAGGDCENGRPDQTFTLEPVDGGYRMHSVAGARWCIGVMAARTDPGVQLMQGECTGGREQVFQTDGA, encoded by the coding sequence GTGCCGGGAGAGTGGCCGGACCCAAGAACCGCGACGGACGCCGGTGCGTTCGTCGAAGCCATGCGCCAGGTGCGGATCCGCACCGGTTACAGCTACCGCGCCCTGGAACGCCGGGCGGAGCAGGCCGGGCTCGTCCTGCCCAGCTCGACGATCAGCGCGGCACTGGCCCGCGACAGGTTGCCGCGCGCGGAGTTGGTCGACGCGTTCCTCCAGGCCGCGGGCGCCGACGCCGAAACCACCGAGCGCTGGTTGGCCGTGCGCGCGGATCTCGCGGTCGGCACGGAAACCCCGGCGGAACCGGCGGCGGAGGAGTCGAAACCGGAACGCCGCCGGCTCGGGTACGCGCTCGTCGCGCTGGCCGCGGTCGCGGTGATCGCCGTGGTGATCGTGGTGATGACCACCGGCTCCGACCCCGAACGCCCGGCCGCGCAGCCACCACCCGCCAGCGAAATGGCGCCCTCGCTGCCACCGGCCCAGCCGATTCGCGTGGCCCACACCCAAATGTGCGTGGGCGAGGGCCCGGAGCTGACCGAGGGTTCCGATCGCGAGGTGTTCGGGCAGCACCCCTGCGACCTCGCCTTCCCGCCGATCAGCCTGGAACGGCTGCCGGGCGACCAGGTGCGCGTCCATCTGCAGCACCCGGACAAGGGGCCCGGTTGCCTGACCGTCGACCGCGGCGGCACCTACAGCGAAGTGCTGCTCGCCGGGGGAGACTGCGAGAACGGCAGACCGGACCAGACGTTCACGCTGGAACCGGTCGACGGGGGCTACCGGATGCATTCGGTGGCCGGTGCGCGCTGGTGCATCGGCGTGATGGCGGCCCGGACCGATCCCGGTGTCCAGCTGATGCAGGGCGAGTGCACCGGCGGCAGGGAACAGGTCTTCCAGACCGACGGCGCGTGA
- a CDS encoding VOC family protein encodes MTDPFDALRRAPEPVAPDPRFADELRDQLRRAVLNGGEMTTTETTPQAQVRSLTPYLVVTDARRALDFYVEVFGATRRADPIVMEDGRVGHAELAIGDTVLMLAEEFPELGNVVAPEGGPLIRVEVPDVRASVARAVELGAEAQGGVEDRGHGLTGRIKDPFGQRWLINPAPARPFEDGPEIRHGHALYFTFQVPDDTAAKAFYGSVLGWQFTPGSVPDAWGIEGHGLQGGLWGGDRQVGWKLMYAVDDLAAAVDRVRAAGGRIVEGPKQEPYGLTADCVDDQGIEFWLWEA; translated from the coding sequence GTGACCGATCCCTTCGACGCTCTCCGCCGTGCGCCCGAGCCGGTCGCCCCGGATCCGCGGTTCGCCGACGAACTGCGCGACCAGCTGCGTCGCGCGGTGCTGAACGGAGGAGAGATGACCACCACCGAAACCACGCCACAGGCCCAGGTGCGCTCGCTGACCCCGTACCTGGTGGTGACCGACGCCCGCCGCGCGCTGGACTTCTACGTCGAGGTGTTCGGCGCGACCCGGCGGGCCGACCCGATCGTGATGGAGGACGGCCGGGTGGGGCACGCGGAACTGGCCATCGGCGACACCGTGCTGATGCTCGCCGAGGAGTTCCCCGAGCTGGGCAACGTGGTCGCGCCCGAGGGCGGGCCGCTGATCCGGGTCGAGGTGCCGGACGTGCGTGCCTCGGTGGCCCGCGCGGTCGAACTGGGCGCCGAGGCGCAGGGCGGGGTGGAGGACCGCGGGCACGGGCTGACCGGGCGCATCAAGGACCCGTTCGGCCAGCGCTGGCTGATCAACCCGGCGCCGGCGCGCCCGTTCGAGGACGGCCCGGAGATCCGGCACGGGCACGCCCTGTACTTCACCTTCCAGGTGCCCGACGACACCGCCGCCAAGGCGTTCTACGGCTCGGTGCTCGGCTGGCAGTTCACCCCCGGCTCGGTCCCGGACGCCTGGGGCATCGAAGGCCACGGGCTGCAGGGCGGGCTGTGGGGCGGGGACCGCCAGGTCGGCTGGAAGCTGATGTACGCGGTGGACGACCTGGCGGCCGCGGTCGACCGGGTCCGCGCGGCGGGCGGCCGGATCGTCGAGGGCCCGAAGCAGGAGCCGTACGGCCTGACCGCCGACTGCGTCGACGACCAGGGCATCGAGTTCTGGCTCTGGGAGGCTTGA
- a CDS encoding UDP-glucose/GDP-mannose dehydrogenase family protein: MSPARIVVVGTGYVGLTTGACLASIGHQVTCVDVDAAKVARLAAGRVDILEPGLAELVGRGLTSGRLSFVVGARTAVATADGIFLCVPTPMGAGGSADLRAVEAVAAEIGDVVPAGCALITKSTVPVGTSRRIRDLLGRDDVPVVSNPEFLREGTAVSDFLHPDRIVVGSDDLAAAHWVAGLYDELAAPAVVTDAASAELVKYAANCFLATKLSYVNAIAELCERLGADIEAVTEGMGYDRRIGRSFLKPGPGWGGSCLPKDTHALTRIAEAAGFEFGLLRAAIDENVAQRDRIIAKIAGAVGGTLNGARIGLLGLAFKAGTNDLRDSPALAVASVLAAHGAELTAYDPAVGGELPGMTVVDDAYQVAKGAHAVVVLTEWAEFRRLDWEYLAELMDGDAVVDTRNLLEPRRVLDAGLSWQGIGRAREALFPKTAVS, encoded by the coding sequence ATGAGTCCAGCTCGGATCGTGGTGGTGGGGACCGGATACGTAGGACTGACCACGGGCGCCTGCCTGGCGTCGATCGGTCATCAGGTGACCTGCGTCGACGTGGACGCGGCGAAGGTGGCCCGGCTCGCCGCCGGGCGGGTGGACATCCTGGAGCCGGGACTGGCCGAACTGGTCGGCCGGGGGCTGACCAGCGGACGGCTGTCCTTCGTGGTGGGCGCCAGGACCGCGGTCGCCACCGCCGATGGGATCTTCCTGTGCGTGCCGACGCCGATGGGGGCCGGGGGTTCCGCCGACCTGCGGGCGGTGGAGGCGGTGGCCGCCGAGATCGGCGACGTCGTCCCGGCCGGCTGCGCGCTGATCACCAAGTCGACCGTGCCGGTGGGCACCTCGCGGCGGATCCGCGACCTGCTCGGCCGCGACGACGTGCCGGTGGTCTCCAATCCCGAGTTCCTCCGCGAAGGCACCGCGGTGTCCGACTTCCTGCACCCGGACCGCATCGTGGTCGGCTCGGACGACCTGGCCGCCGCGCACTGGGTGGCCGGGCTCTACGACGAACTCGCCGCGCCCGCCGTGGTCACCGACGCGGCCAGCGCGGAACTGGTCAAGTACGCGGCGAACTGCTTCCTGGCCACCAAGCTCTCCTACGTCAACGCGATCGCCGAACTGTGCGAGCGCCTCGGCGCCGACATCGAGGCGGTCACCGAGGGCATGGGCTACGACCGGCGCATCGGCCGGTCCTTCCTCAAGCCCGGCCCCGGCTGGGGCGGCTCCTGCCTGCCGAAGGACACCCACGCGCTGACCAGGATCGCCGAGGCGGCCGGGTTCGAGTTCGGCCTGCTGCGCGCGGCGATCGACGAGAACGTGGCCCAGCGCGACCGGATCATCGCGAAGATCGCCGGCGCGGTCGGCGGCACGCTGAACGGCGCCCGGATCGGCCTGCTCGGCCTGGCCTTCAAGGCGGGCACGAACGACCTGCGCGATTCGCCCGCGCTGGCGGTCGCCTCGGTGCTCGCCGCGCACGGTGCCGAGCTGACCGCCTACGACCCGGCGGTCGGCGGCGAACTGCCCGGCATGACCGTGGTGGACGACGCCTACCAGGTGGCCAAGGGCGCGCACGCGGTCGTGGTGCTCACCGAGTGGGCCGAGTTCCGCAGGCTCGACTGGGAGTACCTGGCCGAGCTGATGGACGGCGACGCCGTGGTGGACACCCGGAACCTGCTCGAACCGCGGCGCGTGCTCGACGCGGGCCTCAGCTGGCAGGGCATCGGGCGGGCTCGGGAGGCACTTTTCCCGAAGACCGCGGTTTCCTGA
- a CDS encoding TetR/AcrR family transcriptional regulator yields the protein MAATELTPAAERVLEVAGKLFYDQGIHAVGVDLIAGEAGVTKKTLYARFGSKDALIGHYLRRRDERWRAHVHAVVGDAPPADGLLLVFDALDSWMRTMNPRGCAFVNAHAELPDGDHPGRRVIAEQKRWLRDYLRELAERAGLPEPVELAGALLILLEGATVAGSLDLVPGAVRSARAIAAGLIGAQQNR from the coding sequence ATGGCTGCGACGGAACTGACGCCGGCGGCCGAGCGGGTGCTCGAGGTCGCCGGAAAACTCTTCTACGACCAGGGGATCCACGCGGTCGGCGTGGATCTGATCGCCGGGGAAGCCGGGGTCACGAAAAAGACCCTCTACGCCCGGTTCGGCTCGAAGGACGCGTTGATCGGGCACTACCTGCGCCGCCGTGACGAGCGCTGGCGGGCCCACGTGCACGCGGTGGTCGGCGACGCGCCCCCGGCCGACGGCCTGCTCCTGGTCTTCGACGCGCTCGACAGTTGGATGCGCACGATGAACCCGCGGGGTTGCGCGTTCGTCAACGCCCACGCCGAACTGCCGGACGGCGACCACCCCGGGCGCCGGGTGATCGCCGAGCAGAAGCGCTGGCTGCGCGACTACCTGCGGGAGTTGGCCGAGCGCGCCGGTCTGCCGGAGCCGGTCGAACTGGCCGGTGCGCTGCTGATCCTGCTCGAAGGCGCGACCGTGGCCGGTTCGCTGGACCTGGTCCCTGGCGCGGTCCGCTCGGCCAGGGCGATCGCCGCCGGGCTGATCGGGGCTCAGCAAAACCGTTAG
- a CDS encoding DUF6474 family protein gives MGRKKIEKEAEGLFTPRKARNAIAVAKVVGPAVIPVVAPFAVQAAGAARDAYDRYQARKLGVDVGRLGEFTGRGARLHARIAGVGEGLDELRASSKATDEDTKFADKAAGTLQQLAASVRASERMPTARRKAAHRAVASELDHLEGQLLHRLGI, from the coding sequence ATGGGCCGCAAGAAGATCGAGAAAGAGGCCGAGGGTCTGTTCACCCCGAGGAAGGCCCGCAACGCCATCGCGGTGGCGAAGGTGGTCGGACCGGCGGTGATCCCGGTGGTCGCGCCGTTCGCCGTGCAGGCGGCCGGGGCCGCGCGCGACGCCTACGACCGCTACCAGGCGCGCAAGCTCGGGGTCGACGTCGGCAGGCTCGGCGAGTTCACCGGCCGGGGCGCGCGGTTGCACGCGCGGATCGCCGGGGTCGGCGAAGGACTGGACGAGCTGCGCGCGTCGTCGAAAGCCACCGACGAGGACACGAAGTTCGCCGACAAGGCTGCCGGGACGCTCCAGCAGCTGGCCGCCTCGGTCCGCGCCTCGGAGCGCATGCCCACCGCCCGGCGGAAGGCGGCGCACCGGGCCGTGGCCAGCGAACTGGACCACCTGGAGGGCCAGCTCCTGCACCGCCTCGGCATCTGA